CGCCGCCCACGTGGCCGGATCGATCTCGAACCCCAGTCGGCCGGCAAACCGGATCGCTCGAAGAATCCGGAGGTAATCTTCTTCAAAGCGCTCCGAGGGATTCCCCACCGCACGCACCACCCGGAGGTCCAAATCCCGGACGCCCCCGAACGGGTCGCGCCAGAGATGCTTGATCGGATGATACGCGATGGCGTTGATGGTGAGATCGCGGCGGGCCAAATCGGCTTCGAGCGACACGCCGTACTCGACCACCGCGTGGCGGCCGTCGGTGGTCACATCCCGGCGGAAGGTCGTCACTTCGTGGAGGTGATTGCGGCGGTCGAAGACCCCGACCGTCCCGAACTTGAGCCCGACCGGCACTGTCCGGCGGAACAGTCGCTGGACCTCGTCGGGCGTTGCCGCGGTGGCAAGATCCACGTCGTCGCGGCTTCCGCCGAGCAGGGCGTCCCGAATCGCCCCCCCGACGCACCAGGTCTCATACCCGGCGGCCTCGAGGGTGGCCGCGATCTCGACCACCTCCGTGGGGATGTCGAGCCGATCGAGCCGGGTCACCGCGTCATCCTTACCCGCAGAGCACGCTCCCGCCGTTCACATTGAGCACCTCGCCCGTCACGTGACAGGCCAGATCGGACAACAGGAACAGAATCGGTCCGGCAATGTCTTCAGCCAGCGGAACCCGTTTCATCGGGATCGTCGCCGCGATCCGCTCCCGGCCGCCATCGGCATACGCCAGGGCACTCATGTCGGTGTCGACCCACCCGGGCGCCACGCAGTTGACCCGAATGGCCGGCGCGCACTCGATACAGAGCGACTTGGTCAACGAAATCAACGCCCCCTTGGTCGCGGCGTAGTCGGCGTGAAAGGACTCACCCCGCTGGCCTGCCGTGCTCGACACTATCACCACCGACCCGCCCGGACGCATCAGCCCTAACGCCGCCTTGGTCGACAGAAACACCGAATCGAGGTTTTGCGCCATCGTCGACCGCCACCGCGATTCCGCCATCTCTGCCAACGGCGTGTCATCGCTCGGCCAGACCCCGGCGTTGGCCACGAAGCCATCGAGGCCCCCGAAGGCCGCCTTGGCTTCCTTGAAGATCCGGGCGACCACCGCTGGATCGGCCAGATCGCCACCCCCGACGAAAGCCCGGCGGCCTAACGATCGGACCTCCTTGGCCACCTGGTCGGCCTCGGCCGACCGCTGGTGGTAGGTGACACCCACGTCGGCCCCAGCCCGGGCACAGAGCAACGCCGCCGCCCGGCCGATCCCCCGTGAACCCCCGGTAATCACCACCGACTTGCCTGCCAATGAAATCATGGTGCCAACTCCCGTTCGACCAACTCGACGATCGTGTGATCGATGGCGAGCTGGAGTTCTTGAATTCGGCTGGTGTCCTCCGACGGCACGATCACCACCTCGTCGCAAAGTCCAGCCAGCGCGCCCCCGTCCCGGCCCAACAAGGCCACCACGGTCGCCCCGACCCGCCGGGCGGCCTCGGCGGCGCGAATCAGATTGGCGCTCTGGCCGCTGGTGCTGATCAGGATCACCACGTCGGCCGGACCCGCCAAGGCCTCGATTTGCCGGGCAAACACCTCGGCAAACCCGAGGTCGTTCCCCGCCGCCGTCACGACCGACGTATCCACCGAGAGCGCCAACGCCCGGAACGGACGCCGAGTCCGACCCAGACGAACCACGTACTCGGTCGCGATGTGCTGGGCATGGGCCGCACTACCGCCGTTGCCGGCAAAGAACAGCGTGCCACCGGCCCGGAGCGCCCGCACATACCGGTCGGCCAGCCGAGCGATCGCCTCACTCTGCCCCGCCATCGCGGCGGCGAGCACCGCCAAGCCCTCGAACTGGGCCCGGATCCGTTCGCCGTTCATTCCTGGACCTCCCGCACCCAGCCCTTGAGACGGGTCAGCAGCGACACCTTCACCTTGGCCGGCGGTACCGAGTCCACCTGCTGGTCGGCCAGGATCGCCGCCGGATTGGCCTGCATCAGCAGCCCGGCCTCCGCTTCGAGACCGCTCGCCACCAGCTTGGGCCACGGAATCCCGGGCGAGCGGGAGTCGCCATGGTTTTCGGCCGCCAATACATCGGCCAATCCATGCGCCACCAGATCCCGGGCTCGGTTACCCCGGCTCGTG
The genomic region above belongs to Gemmatimonadota bacterium and contains:
- a CDS encoding SDR family oxidoreductase, which encodes MISLAGKSVVITGGSRGIGRAAALLCARAGADVGVTYHQRSAEADQVAKEVRSLGRRAFVGGGDLADPAVVARIFKEAKAAFGGLDGFVANAGVWPSDDTPLAEMAESRWRSTMAQNLDSVFLSTKAALGLMRPGGSVVIVSSTAGQRGESFHADYAATKGALISLTKSLCIECAPAIRVNCVAPGWVDTDMSALAYADGGRERIAATIPMKRVPLAEDIAGPILFLLSDLACHVTGEVLNVNGGSVLCG
- a CDS encoding SIS domain-containing protein; translation: MNGERIRAQFEGLAVLAAAMAGQSEAIARLADRYVRALRAGGTLFFAGNGGSAAHAQHIATEYVVRLGRTRRPFRALALSVDTSVVTAAGNDLGFAEVFARQIEALAGPADVVILISTSGQSANLIRAAEAARRVGATVVALLGRDGGALAGLCDEVVIVPSEDTSRIQELQLAIDHTIVELVERELAP